The Gammaproteobacteria bacterium genome contains the following window.
CTCGACGAATTCGCCGAATTCACCACGAAAGTAACCCCACCCCTGCTGAATATGCCGGATCAGTGAGTGAGATTTATATTGCGTCAGCACGCCGATCTTGCGTATGCCCGAATTAATACAGTTCGAAAGCGGGAAATCGATGATCCGAAACTTGCCGCCGAATGGCACGGCTGGTTTTACGCGCCAGGTCGTCAATTGCTTTAAGCGCGTGCCACGCCCACCAGCCAGGATCAGTGCCAAGGTATCTCGCGTCAAACGGCTCACAAACCGGGTATCCTCTAGTGTCATGGTCCCTCCCTCACGAGTTATGCCTCATAATCCCTACCCGTGCCCTCAGTCATTAACGGCACGAGAAGAATAAAACTTATGCTATCATCAAACGTAGATAATAAAGGAAAATCTGCTCAGGTTTCCTCTTAAAATTATAGCGGCCATTGTGGCCTCCAAAATGGGAATCGCTGTGGACGGTATTACACTTTCGTCGGACATTAGCCGTATCATCGAGGCTCGCCATCACGATCCTTTTGCAGTGTTGGGGCGCCACACGTTGAGCGATGGTAAATCGTTAATCCGAGCTTTTATTCCCCGCGCCCGCACAGTGGGAATTGCCGATACCAATATCACCTTGGAACGTCTTCCCGGCACGGATATTTTCGAATGGCGGGGGCCTACTGACAAGATCAAGGATCTTTACCGGCTACGCTGGCAAGACGATCACAATCAAACCCACATTCAGTACGACCCTTATTGTTTTCCACCCGTACTTTCAGAATTTGACCTTCACCTCTTTGGCGAAGGCAAGCACTGGCATGCCTATCGAATTTTAGGTGCACACCCCCACGTCCACGAAGGCATCGAGGGGGTGTTATTCGCCACTTGGGCTCCCAATGCCGAACGTATCAGCGTCGTGGGCGACTTCAACGAATGGGATGGCCGCCGCCATCCGATGCGCGTGCGCGGCGATACCGGTGTCTGGGAATTGTTCATTCCCGGATTGCACAGCGGCGATTATTACAAATTTGAAATCCGCAACCGCAATAGCGGTGAACTGCTGACCAAGTCAGACCCCTATGGTCAATATTTCGAACTGCGCCCAGGCACCGCCTCAATCATCACCGATCCCAGCCAATATCAGTGGCAAGATCAGAATTGGCTGCACCTTCGCGAACAAAACAGCTGGCTTCACGAAGCGATGTCTATTTACGAAGTCCATCTTGGCTCCTGGCAGCGAGATGAGGCGGGTAACTTTCTAAATTATCGCGAACTTGCGCACCGCATTGTCGGCCATGTGCGTGACCTTGGCTTTACCCACATTGAGTTATTGCCTATCACCGAGCACCCGTTTGATGGCTCTTGGGGTTATCAAGCGACAGGCTATTACGCCCCCACCAGCCGTTTCGGTAAGCCCGATGATTTCCGCTATTTCGTCGACTACTGTCATCGTCACAATATCGGCGTTCTGTTGGACTGGGTGCCAGGCCATTTCCCGAAAGATGCCTTCGGACTCGCCCGCTTTGACGGCTCGGCATTGTATGAGCATGAAGACCCACGCCTGGGCGAACATCGCGACTGGGGCACATTGATCTTCAATTATGGCCGCAATGAGGTGCGCAATTTCCTCTTTTCCAGCGCTCTTTACTGGCTTGAAGAATTCCACATCGACGGCCTGCGCGTCGACGCCGTCGCCTCGATGCTGTATCTCGACTACTCCCGCAACGAAGGCGAATGGGTACCCAACATCTATGGTGGCAGGGAAAACCTCGAAGCGATTTCCTTCTTGCGCCAATTGAATGAAGCCACTCATCAACGCCACCCCGGCACCATGATCATGGCCGAGGAATCCACCGCCTGGCCAATGGTGTCGCGCCCCGTTTATCTCGGCGGACTAGGCTTTAGCACCAAATGGAACATGGGCTGGATGAACGATAGCTTGCAATATTTCAGCAAGGATCCTATCCACCGCCATTATCATCATGACCTGTTGACCTTCAGCTTGCTCTACGCCTTCACCGAAAATTTTATCCTGCCGTTCTCACACGATGAAGTGGTGCATGGCAAGGGTTCCATGCTCAACAAGATGCCGGGGGACGAATGGCAACGGTTCGCCAACTTGCGGTTGTTGTATTTCTACATGTTCACTCATCCCGGCAAAAAACTACTTTTCATGGGCTGCGAATTCGCCCAGGGCCAGGAGTGGAACAGCGCCGATACCCTGGATTGGTATGTCCTTGACTACCCACTGCACCAGGGGATTCGAACCCTGGTGCGTGATCTCAATCGCATGTATCGCGAAAATAAGGCGCTGCATCATTTCGATTTCGAAGCTGCGGGTTTTGAGTGGATTGATTGCCATGATGCCGCGCAATCGGTACTCACTTATTTACGCCACAGCAGCCATAATGACTTCGTCATCGTCGGACTGAACTTCACACCAGTACCTCGCGAACGTTATCGTATCGGCGTACCCGAGGCAGGTGTTTATCAGGAAATTCTTTGCACAGACTCTGCCTATTATGGTGGCAGCAATATGGGCAATGGCGCGGGGCTGGTCTCAGAACCCATTCCATGGATGGGGCGCCCCCACTCCATAGAGTTTACGCTGCCGCCATTGGCCGGGGTTGTGCTGCGACGGATTGGTTAAATAATGTAGGGGCGATTCATGAATCGCCCCTACGATTGATTTTTGCCCTTGTGATCAGGTTTTTTGACAAACTGTTAAATGGCAATATAACTCACCGCGTAAAAACTTAGCACCAATCCCAATGGCAATAGCCATTGTTGCGCTGATGGCCTGGCGGAGATTTCCAATTCAATAGTCGTACACACGCTTTCATCACCGCGGCGTACCACCTGACTGAAAATCGTGGCCGCGGCCGATCCATATTGCGCCAGCTTTGATGATTGCGAGGGCAGAGACTTCACCTGCCCTGCCACGAGTGATTGCACCTCATTCACACACTCCAAGGTCATCACAATACGCACTGCCATTCGCTCCGGGTTCACCCCGAACAAACGCAACGGCGACACCAACCAATAAAGCGCACTGATTAACGGCTCACGTTGCGTCGTCAACAATAACAAACTCACCGCAGTCACGATCAGCACCAGCACCGCAATCCGATGCACAGCAAGTGCCAGCCCTTCCCTGCTCGGCAACCACTCCGGCGCACCCTGCCAGAGGCTCTGACCAGGCGTTAGCCAGCAATAAATCAACACTATGGAAAGGAAAAACCAACGCAATCGCCATACCATCGGCCATGCAACACGCATCGTGCGCCCGCCATTACAGGCAATGAGCATCAAAATAAGACCGAGGGCGAGATAAAACTGATTGATTGAACCCAGCGAAATTGACAGGCTAAAAATCAAAAAGGCTGCAATACGGATGACTGGATGAACCGCTTCGATTATTTTGCAACTCATCGAAAATCTTCCTGAAAAACGATCCGAACTTACGCGTATATTCGTGTTTTTGCGAAAAAGCGCGGTTTATGGTTTATTCAGATCAACCAATCTGCTGAATTAAGTGCTGGGCCTCTTGGCGTTGCATTTCACTCCCCTCGACAACAACCTCATCGAGAATCGTGCGCGCCCCCGCCTGGTCACCCATGTCGATGTAGGCCTTGGCCAAATCCAATTTCGTTCCCACGACATCGTCGGAACTGTCGAACACCGTTGATTCCAGCTCTTCTTCGATGGGGCCAAATTGAGAAACCGCTTCATCCAGATTCCACTCCTGATTGGCCACTGAAGTTTGTTCAGCAACCACGGTTACATCGCCCATCTCCGCCGCCGTTTCTTCCAATCCCCAGTTTTTATTGACTTCCACATGTTCCGCATCAACAGGCGTCACGGCGACATGTTCTTCCGGCGGCATCTCTGATTTGAGATCGAGTCCGCCAAATTCGGAAACCGCTGCCTCCAGCGTCCATTCACTGGATTCACCCAAACCCACTACAGACTCGGCAGCAACAGTCTCATCACTGACAAGCGAAGACAACAAATCATCGGCACGTTGTTCCAGCGACGAATCCAAATCCGTATTTTTGGCAACCGTTGGTTCAGTCCCCAGGTCAAAATTTATCTCACCTGGCAGGTCAAGATTCAGATTCAATGCATCGCCAGCCTTGGTATCCAGGGCATTCATATCCCCCACATCCAGGCTCGCAGCAAGATCAGCATCGCTCAATGTTGCAGATGCCGCTGATACATCAAACTCGAGGTTGTTATCAGCGCCAGAAGTAGCGCCCGGCTCAGCATCGACTGCCGCTACCGCAGCACCCGCTTCGGCAAATAATGGATGTTCCGGACATAACTCACGCCCCATCTCAATCGCTTGCGACCACACTTGATTACCCTGCCCGCCTGCCATGGCATACAGAGATTCTGCCTGGGCTTCAAAAGCTTCCTTATTCTTGGTGGTGTGATAAATCTCCATCAATTTCAACCGGAGTTCACTCCGGTCTGGATGATTACGTATCGCCTCTTTCAACAATACCTCGGCCTGCTCATAACGGCGATAGGCAAGATAGACATCTGCTTCGGCGACGGGATCGATATCGGCTTCTTCAGTATGGATGGAACCGATATCGGAAGTTGAATATTCCGGCACCCCAGCCACAGCGGATTCAAATTCATTGCCAGGAGTACTCGATACCGTTGCCGCCGCAGCGGGCGCCGCTGACGACCTGGTCTGCGATTTAGCTGCCACAAGCGATTCAAACGAAACACCGCCAGGGATCGGTTCATCAACAGCACCTTGCCGGCGTTTACGCAGATACGCAACCACACCCAACACCAACAATAAAGGTATGCCCACCGCCAAACCTAAAAGCTTTGGATCAGCCAACAACTGATCAACAAAACTTTGCTCGGGTTCAGGCTGAGAAACCGGCTTCGGCTTTGGCGTGGGAGCTGCTGGTGACGGTTGCGCCACTTCCGGTCCCACTGTTTCCGGTGTTGCTGCGCCTACCTGCGGCGTTGTGCCTTGCGTCACGCCGCTTTGCAGCGCCGAAAAAGTATCGTCCTTAAGCGTAATCAGCCGTTGCATGGCCTGGATTTGCTTTTCCAGCTCCGCAACACGATTGTGCAAATCGGTATTCTCCTGGCGCATTGCCTCGGCGGTTTCCTGGGCGATGGCCAGCTCTTTCTGCAAGGATCCCCCCTTGCCACTCTTACCGGTACCACCCAATCCATTCGCCGTCTGAGTTTCATCCGGCGTCACCAACTTCAGCCGCGCATTCGCAGAAGGTGTAGCCGCTGAATTAGGCGCTACCGCGCTCGATGTTGCTGGCGTCGACTCGGCTGCTGTGGCAGCTTGTTGTCCCGCAACTTCCTGTCTGACACCCGCCATGACATTCGAACCACGATGGCCACTCGCCAACCACTGCTGATATTGGCGATTGGTCTCGGCGACCGCCTCATCTTTGGAAAGCGCGCCAATCACATCCATCTCCGGGGCACGCAATATGTAGCCGGCCTTCAGCCCGTTTACATTGCCCCCCATGAAGGCTTCTGGATTTTCTTTCACCAGTGCCACCATCATTTGTGCGATGCCCACGGAATCATTCGATCGCATCCGTTTGGCAATCGTCCACAAGGTATCCGTACGTTGCGTTGGCCCATAACTACCTACTGCTGCAGACGGTGCTACCGGCTGCGCACGCGGCGCAACGACAACGGGCTGTTCACGCTCAATTTTTGCCGAGCCTGTCGTCGGCGCCTCAACCGGCATCGCCTTTTCTTCAGCATCAAAGACAGGTGGATCCAACAGCAGGGTATACTCGCGCAACATCTGGCCATTGGCCCAGTTGACGGTGACGACAAAATCAAGAAAGGGTTCACGTATCGCGCGATTGGAACTGAGTTTGACGTAGGGGGCGCCACGCCCCTGTTTGATGACCTCAAACACAATATTGGCCAAGGCCGGAGTACGCTCCACACCGAGCTTTTCAAAAGCGGCATTGGTCGCCAATTGCACCGTCAACCCTTCCAGCTCGGCAGGAGTGGTTGCCAGTAGTTTGATTTCTGCCTTTAAGGGCTCATTGAGAGCAGACTGAACCGAGATGTCGCCCATTCCCAAGGCATAAGCTCCGGCCGGCACCCACAGGCAGGCTCCAAGAGCCACGGCCAACTTCCGTATTTTCAATCCCTTATACAATTTTCCGTCTCGTTTATGCATCACACATTAGTGACCGTTGATCTATATAACGGCTGTGTTGTGAGTTTCATAAATCGCTATTGAATCCCTGTGGTCCGAATGGAAAATATCCTTTTTCCATCCTCAGGAAGGCCGGCCTTCCCGTCCTGCGACTCAGTTCAGATATTCTTTTAACAGAATTTCCGCGATCTGAATACCGTTCAAAGCCGCTCCTTTGCGAACGTTATCGACCGTAATCCACAAATCTAAACCCTTGGAATGTGACAAATCTTCCCGAATTCGTCCAACACAGACCTTATCCTTACCTACTGCATCACTCACAGGGGTCGGATAATGACCATCGTCACACACCATCAACCCCGGAGCCCGTTTCAATAAGGCGCGCGCGGCCTCAGCGGTAAGCTTGGTTTTAGTTTCGATATGCACGGCGGCACTATGGCCAAAAAATACTGGCACACGCACGGTTGTCGGGTTAATCGCCTGTATCGCATCACCAAAAAGCTTGCGGGTTTCGGTGACGATCTTCATTTCCTCTTCACTGTAACCATTCGACTCAAAATCACCGACCTGAGGAATCACATTGAAGGCAATCTGCTTGGGAAAGAGTTTCGGTTTAATAGGTTGGGCATTGAGCAAATTAGCCGTTTGCTTTGCCAATTCCCCCACCCCCGACTGACCGGCACCCGACACTGCTTGAAAAGTCACCACATTGACACGTTCGACGCCGGCTGCATCATGCAAAGGTTTAAGCACCATCGCCAGTTGTATCACCATGCAACTTGGCATAGCAATAATGTTGTTGTCGCGGAAATTGGCAAGTGCTGCTGCATTGACCTCCGGCACGATCAGCGGCACATCCTCTTCCAGACGGAATTCCGGCGTTCGGTCAATCACCACACAATTGGCAGCAGCAGCCTTGGGGGAAAATTCGCGCGACACACGTGCACTGGCGCAAAAAAATGCGATCTGAGTTTGAGAAAAATCAAACTTGGCGACATCTTCCACCCGCAGATTCTTGCCACCGAACTGCACCCGGCCACCGGCCGCATCCATTTCTTCAAGCGGATACAGATTAGCCACAGGAAAGGCTCGCGCCTCGAGAATTTCAAGCAAAGTCTCGCCGACCGTACCCGTCGCGCCGACGACGGCAACATTCACACCCTGATTCACCGCCAACTCCTTAATGTTCCAACAAGATACGCAACATGCGGCGTAGCGGCTCGGCCGCCCCCCACAACAACTGGTCACCCACGGTAAATGCAGACAAATACTGCGGCCCCATATTCAGCTTGCGCATGCGACCTACGGGCACCGTCAGGGTCCCGGTAACCGCCGCCGGCGTCAACTCACGCATGGTGATCGCGCGATCATTGGGTACTACTTTCACCCAATCATTATGTGCAGCGATGATGCCATGAATCTCATCCAGCGAAACATCCTTCGTCATCTTGATCGTCAGCGCCTGACTGTGACAACGCATGGCGCCGATACGCACGCACAAACCATCAATTGGAATTTGCTTGTCGCTACGGCCCAGAATCTTGTTACATTCGACCTGCGCCTTCCACTCTTCCTTGCTCTGGCCACTTTCGAGTTGCACGTCAATCCATGGAATCAAAGACCCCGCCAGCGGCACCGGCCAGGCCTCAAGCGGATAACGATCGGAACGCAGGAAATCAGCAACCTTCTTGTCAATTTCAAGTATCGCCGACGCCGGGTTATCCACCAGCGCCTTAACTTCACCATTCACCGCGCCCATTTGCTGAATCAATTCGCGCATATTACGCGCACCGGCACCGGAAGCCGCCTGATAGGTCATTGGGCTGATCCACTCGATCAAACCTTTGTCGAACAAGCCACCAATCGCCATCAGCATCAGTGATACGGTGCAGTTACCGCCGACATAGGTCTTGATGCCTTTCTTCAAGCCATCTTTGATCACATGCTTGTTAACCGGATCGAGAACGATGATGGCATCATCTTTCATGCGTAAGGCAGAAGCGGCATCGATCCAATAACCTTTCCAACCTGCGCCGCGCAATTGCGGATAAATATCCTTGGTGTAATCGCCGCCCTGGCAGGTGATGATCACATCCATCGCCTTGAGATCGTCGATGCTACCAGCATCTTTGAGCGGCGGCACGTCCTTACCAATATCCGGCCCCTTGCCGCCGATCTGTGAAGTGGTGAAGAATACGGGATCGATATGATCGAAATCCCGCTCTTCACGCATCCGCTGCATCAGTACCGAACCGACCATCCCACGCCAACCGATTAGCCCTACTCTTTTCATTTTTTATTCCTCAAAGATTAGAACCGCAAAAGCCGCAAAGTAAAAAATTGTTTCTACTTTGCGTTACGTTGCGGCCTTCGCGGTAAACAGCCTTTAAACCCGTAACGCCGCCACCACAGCGTCACCCATGCCGCAGGTACCTATCTTCCTGGTGCCCTCGGTATAAATATCCCCGGTTCGATATCCCTGCCCTAACACCTGCTTAACCGCGTTCCGGATCCAATCCGCCAATGCAAGCTCATTCAAAGAATAGCGCAACATCATCTCTACCGACAGAATCGTGGCCAGTGGATTGGCAATATTTTTACCGGCAATGTCCGGCGCCGAGCCGTGGATTGGCTCATACATACCCTTATTATTCTGGTCCAAGGAAGCAGACGGCAACATGCCGATGGAACCCGTCAGCATAGAAGCCTCATCCGACAGAATGTCACCGAAGATATTACCGGTCACAATCACGTCAAACTGCTTCGGATTGCGTATCAACTGCATCGCCGCGTTGTCGACATACATGTGCGACAACTCAATCTGTGGATATTCCTTGGCAACGTCGATCACAACTTCTTTCCACAACTCGCTGCACTCCAAGACATTGGCCTTTTCGACCGAACACAGCTTCTTGTTACGCTTCATCGCACTCTTGAAGGCGACATGGGCGACACGCCGCACCTCAGATTCCGAATAAAGCATGGTATTAAATCCAACGCGCTCACCATTGCGCACTTCAATGCCACGCGGCTGACCGAAATAAATATCCCCCGTCAGTTCACGAACAATCATGATGTCGAGTCCAGCCACCACTTCCGGCTTCAGTGTCGAGGCATCTGCCAACTCAGGATACAAAAATGCCGGTCGCAGATTGGCAAACAGATTCAGTTCCTTGCGGATGCGCAACAAACCACGCTCCGGCCGTTTGTCGCGAGGCAAGGTATCGTATTTCGGGCCACCGACGGCACCGAGCAACACCGCGTCTGCCTGCTTGGCCAGCTTCAATGTTTGCTCTGGCAAGGGATCAGCAGCGGCATCGTAACCCGCGCCGCCAATGGGCGCCTCTTCCAGCTCGATCTTCAAACCGTAATCAGCACTCAGGCATTTCAACACCTTCACTGCCTCGGCGACAATCTCCGGGCCGATGCCGTCACCGGGTAGTACAGCTATCTTTTTGGTCATATTTTCTCTCAAAAATCATCATAAACCGCGAAGGACGCAAAGGAACGCTAAGATTGCAGCTGATTCACAACCCGCTTCAAGCCATCCTTCATATGTTTTACATTAAAGTTAAGCAAAAAACCCAAACGATAATCTCCCAGCTTGAGATAACTCAGAAGCTGAGCCAAATGGATATCAGTAATCTTATCTACCGCTTTCAGCTCCATTACAACGGCATCCGCAACCAGCAAATCGATCCGATATCCCACATCAAGTTTCAATCCATCATAATGCACAGGCAAACCAACCTGGCGTTTCACATCCACTTGCTTAGCAAGCTCATAAGCCAAACATGCTTCATAGGCGCTTTCTAACAACCCAGGCCCCAATGCCGAATGAACCTTAAATGCACAATCAAGAATAATTTTCCCAATCTTTTCTGCATTCATTTATTTTCCTTGGCGTTCCTTTGCGTCCTTTGCGGTTAATCGCTCTTAAGTAAACAACCAGGGCGCGACAACCTTACGCTTTGCTTCATAGGCCTTGATGTCATCCACATGCTGCAGAGTCAAGCCGATATCATCCAGACCATTTAACAAGCAATGTTTGCGGAAGGCATCTACTTCAAAGGCAAATGATTCGCCGGACGGGGTAACCACCTTTTGATTAGGCAGATCGATTTCCAGACGGTAACCTTCGGTCTTTACCGTTTCTTTAAACAATTCATCTACCACCGTCGCAGAGAGCACAATCGGCAAAATGCCGTTCTTGAAACAATTATTGTAAAAAATATCGGCAAAACTCGGGGCAATGATACTCCGGAAACCGTAGTCTTCCAGCGCCCACGGCGCATGCTCACGCGATGAACCGCAACCAAAGTTATCGCGCGCCAGCAAAATCCTCGCACCCTGATAACGTGATTGATTGAGCACGAACTCAGGATTCAAGGGCCGCTTGCTATTATCCCTTCCCGGCTCGCCATGATCGAGATAACGCCATTCATCGAATAAATTAGGACCGAAACCAACACGTTTGATCGATTTCAAAAATTGCTTCGGAATAATGGCATCGGTATCGACATTCGGCCGATCCAGCGGTACTACCAAACTGTTAAGTGTTATAAATTTATTCATATCATTCGCCTTTCAAAACCCAACACGGACGAGCGCATGGATGCGCGAGGTAGGGCAACGCATGGAGCGGTTGCCGAGACGCAAAGACGCAGAGAAACCCAGTTATAAATTCTTTGCGCCTCCGCGTTAGATCTTAGATTTTCAGTTCCCGCACATCGATAAAATGACCTGCAATTGCAGCCGCTGCCGCCATGGCTGGACTCACCAGATGCGTGCGTCCGCCCTGTCCCTGGCGACCTTCAAAATTACGATTCGATGTCGAGGCGCAACGCTCACCCGGTTCCAAGCGATCCGCATTCATTGCCAGACACATCGAGCAACCCGGCTCACGCCACTCAAAACCAGCGTCGATGAAAATCTTATCCAGCCCTTCTTTTTCGGCCTGTTGTTTCACCAGACCGGATCCGGGCACCACGAGCACCTGCTTCACATTGGCCGCCACCTTGCGTCCTTTGGCAACCGCTGCGGCGGCACGTAAATCTTCGATCCGCGAATTGGTACAGGAACCTATGAAGACTATATCAACCTTGATTTCATTGATGGGTGTATTCGCCGCCAATCCCATGTAGGCCAATGCCTTTTCCATGCCGGTACGCTTCACTGCATCTTTTTCCGCCGCCGGATCGGGCACCTTACCGTCGATGGCCACGACCATCTCCGGTGACGTACCCCAAGTGACTTGTGGCTTAATCTGCGCGGCATTCAATTCAACTACGACGTCGAACTTGGCATCCGCATCACTGTGCAAATCACGCCATGCTGCCACCGCTTGCGCCCACTGCTCACTTTTCGGCGCATAGGGGCGACCTTTCACATACTCAATGGTCTTGTCATCGACAGCCACCATCCCGGCACGGGCACCGGCTTCGATCGCCATATTACAAACCGTCATCCGGCCTTCGATGGAAAGATCCATGATCGCCTCGCCGGCGAACTCAATTGCGTAACCAGTGCCACCGGCCGTGCCGATTTTACCGATGATCGCGAGCACGATATCCTTAGCGGTTACTCCTGAACCGACCTTGCCGTTCACTCGCACCAGCATGTTCTTCGATTTTTTCTGAATCAAACACTGCGTTGCCATCACGTGCTCAACTTCAGACGTTCCAATCCCGTGCGCCAAGGCGCCGAGTGCGCCATGCGTCGACGTATGCGAATCACCACACACCACCGTCATACCTGGCAACGTTGCACCCTGCTCCGGACCAACGACATGAACAATGCCCTGCCGCAGATCATTCATCTTGAATTCGGTGATGCCGAAGTAATTGCAGTTGTCGTCCAGCGTCTCGACCTGCAATTTAGAAATCGGATCAGTTATGCCCGCGATGCCTTGATCACGGCCGATGGTCGGCACGTTGTGGTCCGGCGTTGCCAGATTGGCACTCACCCGCCACGGCTTGCGGCCCGCCATGCGCAAGCCATCGAACGCCTGCGGCGAGGTCACTTCATGCACCAGCTGCCGGTCAATATAGATCAAGCAACTGCCATCATCGTTCTGACGCACCACGTGGGCATCCCACAATTTGTCGTACAAGGTCTTGCTTGCCACGGATCACTCCATATTCTTAGGGAACCTCTGATTAATCCGCTGAAGCAGCGTCTGCGGCGTTGCAAATGGGCTCAAAATGCTCATTTACTGCGTGTAAACTCCGCTTTTTCGCCCATTTGCGCCTTGCATCCATCTGCTTGATCAAATTAATCAGAGGTTCCCTAGGTTCCATCACGATCCCTATAGTACCTCCATACAAATCATAATACTAATTCATGTTTTTTATTAATTGCATAACTTTTAGGAATAGTTAAAATAGATATATGAATATCGAAGAACTCCAGGCCTTTCTCACCGTCGCCGAACAGGGCTCATTCACCCGCGCCTCCGAATCACTATTTCTCACGCAACCCGCGGTGAGCAAGCGCATCGCGGCACTGGAACAGGAGCTCAACGCCCGTTTCTTCGACCGCATCGGTCATCGCATCGAACTCACCGAGGCCGGCCGCGCCCTGCAACTACACGCCAGCCTGATCCTCAACGCTATAGAAGACAGCCGCCGCGCGATCGCCAACCTTGGCGGCGAGATCGGCGGCCGCCTCAGCCTCGCCACCAGCCACCATATCGGCCTCCACCGACTACCTCCGGTGTTACGCAGTTATACTCGCGCCCACCCCGACGTACAGCTTGATTTACGCTTCATGGACTCCGAAGCCGCCTGCCGCGCGGTGGAACACGGTGAACTGGAACTGGCCATTGTCACTCTGCCCGATCCACGCCATAGCACGCTGGAATTATTGCCGTTGTGGGAGGATA
Protein-coding sequences here:
- a CDS encoding FimV family protein, coding for MALGACLWVPAGAYALGMGDISVQSALNEPLKAEIKLLATTPAELEGLTVQLATNAAFEKLGVERTPALANIVFEVIKQGRGAPYVKLSSNRAIREPFLDFVVTVNWANGQMLREYTLLLDPPVFDAEEKAMPVEAPTTGSAKIEREQPVVVAPRAQPVAPSAAVGSYGPTQRTDTLWTIAKRMRSNDSVGIAQMMVALVKENPEAFMGGNVNGLKAGYILRAPEMDVIGALSKDEAVAETNRQYQQWLASGHRGSNVMAGVRQEVAGQQAATAAESTPATSSAVAPNSAATPSANARLKLVTPDETQTANGLGGTGKSGKGGSLQKELAIAQETAEAMRQENTDLHNRVAELEKQIQAMQRLITLKDDTFSALQSGVTQGTTPQVGAATPETVGPEVAQPSPAAPTPKPKPVSQPEPEQSFVDQLLADPKLLGLAVGIPLLLVLGVVAYLRKRRQGAVDEPIPGGVSFESLVAAKSQTRSSAAPAAAATVSSTPGNEFESAVAGVPEYSTSDIGSIHTEEADIDPVAEADVYLAYRRYEQAEVLLKEAIRNHPDRSELRLKLMEIYHTTKNKEAFEAQAESLYAMAGGQGNQVWSQAIEMGRELCPEHPLFAEAGAAVAAVDAEPGATSGADNNLEFDVSAASATLSDADLAASLDVGDMNALDTKAGDALNLNLDLPGEINFDLGTEPTVAKNTDLDSSLEQRADDLLSSLVSDETVAAESVVGLGESSEWTLEAAVSEFGGLDLKSEMPPEEHVAVTPVDAEHVEVNKNWGLEETAAEMGDVTVVAEQTSVANQEWNLDEAVSQFGPIEEELESTVFDSSDDVVGTKLDLAKAYIDMGDQAGARTILDEVVVEGSEMQRQEAQHLIQQIG
- the asd gene encoding aspartate-semialdehyde dehydrogenase — translated: MKRVGLIGWRGMVGSVLMQRMREERDFDHIDPVFFTTSQIGGKGPDIGKDVPPLKDAGSIDDLKAMDVIITCQGGDYTKDIYPQLRGAGWKGYWIDAASALRMKDDAIIVLDPVNKHVIKDGLKKGIKTYVGGNCTVSLMLMAIGGLFDKGLIEWISPMTYQAASGAGARNMRELIQQMGAVNGEVKALVDNPASAILEIDKKVADFLRSDRYPLEAWPVPLAGSLIPWIDVQLESGQSKEEWKAQVECNKILGRSDKQIPIDGLCVRIGAMRCHSQALTIKMTKDVSLDEIHGIIAAHNDWVKVVPNDRAITMRELTPAAVTGTLTVPVGRMRKLNMGPQYLSAFTVGDQLLWGAAEPLRRMLRILLEH
- the glgB gene encoding 1,4-alpha-glucan branching protein GlgB; translation: MGIAVDGITLSSDISRIIEARHHDPFAVLGRHTLSDGKSLIRAFIPRARTVGIADTNITLERLPGTDIFEWRGPTDKIKDLYRLRWQDDHNQTHIQYDPYCFPPVLSEFDLHLFGEGKHWHAYRILGAHPHVHEGIEGVLFATWAPNAERISVVGDFNEWDGRRHPMRVRGDTGVWELFIPGLHSGDYYKFEIRNRNSGELLTKSDPYGQYFELRPGTASIITDPSQYQWQDQNWLHLREQNSWLHEAMSIYEVHLGSWQRDEAGNFLNYRELAHRIVGHVRDLGFTHIELLPITEHPFDGSWGYQATGYYAPTSRFGKPDDFRYFVDYCHRHNIGVLLDWVPGHFPKDAFGLARFDGSALYEHEDPRLGEHRDWGTLIFNYGRNEVRNFLFSSALYWLEEFHIDGLRVDAVASMLYLDYSRNEGEWVPNIYGGRENLEAISFLRQLNEATHQRHPGTMIMAEESTAWPMVSRPVYLGGLGFSTKWNMGWMNDSLQYFSKDPIHRHYHHDLLTFSLLYAFTENFILPFSHDEVVHGKGSMLNKMPGDEWQRFANLRLLYFYMFTHPGKKLLFMGCEFAQGQEWNSADTLDWYVLDYPLHQGIRTLVRDLNRMYRENKALHHFDFEAAGFEWIDCHDAAQSVLTYLRHSSHNDFVIVGLNFTPVPRERYRIGVPEAGVYQEILCTDSAYYGGSNMGNGAGLVSEPIPWMGRPHSIEFTLPPLAGVVLRRIG
- the leuB gene encoding 3-isopropylmalate dehydrogenase, with translation MTKKIAVLPGDGIGPEIVAEAVKVLKCLSADYGLKIELEEAPIGGAGYDAAADPLPEQTLKLAKQADAVLLGAVGGPKYDTLPRDKRPERGLLRIRKELNLFANLRPAFLYPELADASTLKPEVVAGLDIMIVRELTGDIYFGQPRGIEVRNGERVGFNTMLYSESEVRRVAHVAFKSAMKRNKKLCSVEKANVLECSELWKEVVIDVAKEYPQIELSHMYVDNAAMQLIRNPKQFDVIVTGNIFGDILSDEASMLTGSIGMLPSASLDQNNKGMYEPIHGSAPDIAGKNIANPLATILSVEMMLRYSLNELALADWIRNAVKQVLGQGYRTGDIYTEGTRKIGTCGMGDAVVAALRV
- a CDS encoding aspartate-semialdehyde dehydrogenase gives rise to the protein MNQGVNVAVVGATGTVGETLLEILEARAFPVANLYPLEEMDAAGGRVQFGGKNLRVEDVAKFDFSQTQIAFFCASARVSREFSPKAAAANCVVIDRTPEFRLEEDVPLIVPEVNAAALANFRDNNIIAMPSCMVIQLAMVLKPLHDAAGVERVNVVTFQAVSGAGQSGVGELAKQTANLLNAQPIKPKLFPKQIAFNVIPQVGDFESNGYSEEEMKIVTETRKLFGDAIQAINPTTVRVPVFFGHSAAVHIETKTKLTAEAARALLKRAPGLMVCDDGHYPTPVSDAVGKDKVCVGRIREDLSHSKGLDLWITVDNVRKGAALNGIQIAEILLKEYLN